A single region of the Chryseobacterium sp. 6424 genome encodes:
- a CDS encoding AraC family transcriptional regulator yields MNAQETYIDARKKYEMYEQNDDSALPIVNKFIYKAKSEKNYEQLAQGYEDAFYFSSNPNKKLKYADSCINASLKTHNNNLISRSYLGKGTIYYFNFKKYQPALSEYLKAYEYSKKGSDEYQRYKVIYHMGVVKSYLGYFNEAVKHFKECISFFEPKTKGNYHPNLIYNNSKGYLNSLHQATICYRNLNNFRKADSLVQVGLQFTSRTKDFPLEKAYYTKCKGILEFHQKKYVEAIGKLNSALPILKKNNDFAWISVADFYIGKSYLGMGDQAKAIKQFEKVDSIFQKHSFIVPELRENYELLIKFCKEKKDYKQELYYTNNLLRADSILTKDFPYLSAKIHKDYDTQILEDAKIKLENQNHWSLRAIFLLVFVVGILLFTAWKLYKKEKNIRIKYSELEVKLLNHQKSEPLISYENIPQKSKSVISKEVFSDLEKKLDQFVISKNFKENGLTLPQLAENFGTNTTYLSQYINDVKGMNFNKYLSTLRINYITERMYNDPKVLGYSVQGLADECGIFSRQNFSDLFLEINGIRPTDFIKQRKKELENK; encoded by the coding sequence ATGAATGCGCAAGAGACTTACATTGATGCTAGAAAAAAATATGAAATGTATGAGCAGAATGACGATTCAGCGCTTCCCATAGTTAATAAATTTATTTATAAGGCTAAATCCGAAAAAAATTATGAACAATTAGCGCAAGGTTATGAAGATGCCTTTTATTTTAGTTCAAACCCAAATAAGAAATTAAAATATGCTGACAGCTGTATTAATGCATCTTTAAAAACTCATAATAATAATCTTATAAGTCGCTCTTACTTGGGAAAGGGCACAATTTATTATTTTAATTTTAAAAAATATCAGCCAGCGCTTTCAGAGTATCTGAAAGCATATGAATATTCTAAAAAAGGATCCGATGAATATCAAAGGTATAAGGTAATTTACCATATGGGTGTAGTCAAAAGCTATTTGGGATATTTCAATGAGGCTGTAAAACATTTCAAAGAATGTATTAGTTTTTTTGAACCTAAAACAAAAGGAAATTATCACCCAAATTTAATTTACAATAATAGCAAAGGATATCTCAATAGCTTGCACCAAGCAACCATTTGCTACAGAAACTTGAATAATTTCAGAAAAGCAGATTCTTTAGTGCAAGTAGGGTTGCAATTCACTAGCAGAACAAAAGATTTTCCTTTAGAAAAAGCCTATTATACAAAATGTAAAGGAATACTTGAATTTCATCAAAAAAAGTACGTTGAAGCAATTGGTAAACTTAATAGTGCCTTACCAATCTTGAAAAAAAATAATGATTTTGCATGGATTTCAGTTGCTGACTTTTATATTGGAAAAAGTTATTTGGGAATGGGAGATCAGGCGAAGGCTATAAAACAATTTGAAAAGGTAGATTCTATTTTTCAAAAGCATTCTTTCATCGTTCCAGAACTCAGAGAAAATTATGAATTATTAATAAAATTCTGCAAAGAAAAAAAAGATTATAAGCAAGAGTTGTATTACACTAATAATTTGCTTCGAGCCGACAGTATTTTAACGAAGGACTTTCCATACCTTTCTGCAAAAATTCATAAAGATTACGATACTCAAATTTTAGAAGATGCTAAAATTAAACTTGAGAATCAAAATCATTGGAGCTTACGTGCCATTTTTCTATTAGTTTTTGTAGTTGGAATACTTTTATTTACTGCTTGGAAACTTTATAAAAAGGAAAAGAATATTAGAATAAAATATTCCGAGTTAGAGGTAAAATTACTAAACCATCAAAAATCAGAACCATTAATTTCTTACGAAAACATACCTCAAAAAAGTAAATCTGTAATAAGCAAGGAAGTATTTTCAGATTTGGAAAAAAAATTAGATCAATTTGTGATTTCAAAAAACTTTAAGGAAAATGGATTAACACTTCCACAACTTGCGGAGAATTTCGGAACTAACACAACTTATCTTTCACAATACATTAATGATGTGAAAGGAATGAATTTTAATAAATACCTATCAACATTAAGAATTAATTACATTACCGAGCGTATGTATAATGATCCTAAAGTTTTGGGGTACTCTGTACAGGGATTAGCAGATGAATGTGGAATTTTTTCCAGGCAAAATTTTTCGGATTTGTTTTTAGAAATTAACGGGATTCGTCCGACGGATTTTATTAAGCAAAGAAAAAAAGAATTAGAAAATAAGTGA
- a CDS encoding site-specific integrase, with translation MNQSFNLLFYVKKTKINSQGEAPIYLRITIDGRVTEISVKRTAKPQLWNSAGQKLNGNSEAIKSFNFYLKTFEQRVYDAYHELMKDKELITCESLKNKLLGTDIKSRMLIPIFQDHNDRMEKLVGKEFAIGTLGRYKTCMSHTKAFLKWKFKTNDIDIKKIDYAFLNDFEFYLQTEKGCNNNSAVKYLKNFGKIIRICLANGWLDKDPYLNYQSKFNEVTRVFLNEDELERLSTKNFKNERLSQVRDIFLFSCFTGLAYIDTKKLTHKNINLGLDGNKWIFTKRQKTKTTSNIPLLPQAEGIIEKYKDHKTCLNSGNLLPVLSNQKMNAYLKEIADICDIDKELTYHIARHTFATTVTLSNGVSIESVSKMLGHKSIKTTQHYAKILDSTVSADMENLKLVFQQKQNIQINSVERLGM, from the coding sequence ATGAACCAATCTTTCAACCTACTTTTCTACGTCAAAAAAACGAAAATAAACTCCCAAGGTGAAGCTCCAATTTATTTACGAATTACCATCGATGGACGCGTTACCGAAATAAGCGTTAAAAGAACTGCAAAACCACAGTTATGGAATTCGGCTGGTCAGAAGTTGAATGGAAATTCCGAAGCGATTAAATCGTTTAATTTCTATCTTAAAACTTTTGAACAGAGGGTATATGACGCCTACCACGAGTTGATGAAGGATAAAGAATTAATCACTTGTGAATCGCTCAAAAATAAATTACTCGGAACGGATATCAAAAGCAGAATGCTCATCCCAATTTTTCAAGATCATAACGATAGGATGGAAAAATTGGTGGGTAAAGAATTTGCCATCGGAACACTTGGTAGGTACAAAACCTGTATGAGCCACACCAAAGCATTTTTAAAATGGAAATTCAAAACCAATGATATTGATATAAAGAAAATTGATTACGCCTTTCTTAACGATTTTGAGTTTTATCTACAAACAGAAAAAGGTTGCAACAATAATTCGGCAGTAAAATATTTGAAAAATTTTGGAAAGATTATTCGGATTTGTTTAGCGAATGGCTGGCTTGATAAAGATCCATATCTCAATTATCAATCTAAATTCAATGAAGTTACTCGTGTATTTTTAAATGAGGATGAATTGGAACGACTCTCGACAAAGAATTTCAAAAATGAGCGTCTTTCTCAGGTTCGAGATATTTTTCTTTTTAGTTGCTTTACAGGTCTTGCCTATATTGATACAAAGAAATTGACCCATAAAAATATCAATCTTGGGTTAGATGGCAATAAGTGGATTTTCACGAAACGACAAAAAACTAAAACCACCTCTAATATTCCATTACTTCCGCAGGCAGAAGGTATCATTGAAAAATATAAAGACCATAAAACCTGCCTCAACTCTGGCAATCTTTTACCCGTTCTCAGCAATCAAAAAATGAATGCCTATTTGAAAGAGATTGCTGATATCTGTGATATAGATAAAGAATTGACTTACCACATTGCAAGACATACTTTTGCGACTACAGTTACACTTTCAAATGGAGTTTCTATTGAAAGCGTGAGCAAAATGCTTGGTCACAAGAGTATCAAGACTACGCAACATTATGCAAAGATTTTGGATTCTACAGTAAGTGCAGATATGGAAAATCTAAAACTTGTCTTTCAGCAAAAACAAAATATTCAAATTAATAGTGTTGAAAGACTTGGAATGTAG
- a CDS encoding outer membrane beta-barrel protein, with translation MVKINFIKLISFPCALTSFYFVGAQNKNDSITTKEIKEVLIKLQRKKQFSDHANYTFDKEALEKARHSKDLLSTLPELQLDPISNTIVSIKGGKTLFLINGIEASDNQIKSIVPTNVVRVEYFDIPPARYSQRADTVVNIITRNPEVGYSYGGDVTSALTTGFVNGSAYAGYTKGKNDFGLEYSINLRDYDNRIVDKVYGYSLNNSHYRSEEQQKDHFGYTYQNIGLRYANVDAGKYAFQAKFNMVLNSSFNKGLGASLFTKDASETLHNTIHNSNSNYLNPSVDLYYSKNIGKKDELSLNLIGSYYDTKSYQFDREWNIATNTDVFNNDMNLKAKQTGIVGEIAHTHNFEKGKLSSGYRISNTFINNDLVNLIGSSEYSVNYLTQYLYTEYSGKKDKLSYRFGIGVTNVHNKSAETIQDDWAPTPKMVLSYELAKNQSLRLTSSYTSNSPWASALSSNVVQIVPNIVQRGNPLLKSQHLFRNNLIYSYGGKKIDFNLNAFYNIVDKYFAQIFEVDSETSGYALTYQNADFNEKGIQFSGAYKPFGTQILVIKTFIQPVSMMLKVNDGRSFKSEFVRSSFGLSSQFKNVGVYYNFNLPIYQINGAFLSIDENQNHLFASYNYKNLRFSTGFYWIGMPSHYHNKTLAGSIVSNERISNIYNNKNMFVLGLSYDFSSGKKLQMQKKLNNSTDPASTF, from the coding sequence ATGGTAAAAATAAATTTTATAAAATTAATTTCTTTTCCTTGTGCTTTAACATCCTTTTATTTTGTAGGAGCACAAAATAAAAATGATAGTATTACTACAAAAGAAATTAAAGAGGTTCTTATAAAATTGCAACGAAAAAAACAATTTTCCGACCATGCCAATTATACTTTTGATAAAGAAGCATTGGAAAAAGCAAGACATTCCAAGGATTTGTTATCTACACTTCCAGAATTGCAACTTGATCCCATTTCAAATACCATCGTAAGCATTAAAGGAGGAAAAACGCTTTTTCTGATTAACGGCATTGAAGCCTCGGACAACCAAATAAAGAGCATTGTACCGACCAATGTTGTTCGTGTTGAATATTTCGATATTCCGCCTGCAAGATATTCCCAACGCGCCGATACCGTGGTAAACATCATTACAAGAAATCCCGAAGTTGGGTATTCTTACGGTGGAGACGTTACTTCGGCATTAACTACAGGATTTGTAAACGGCTCGGCTTACGCAGGATATACGAAAGGTAAAAATGATTTTGGCTTGGAATATTCCATCAATTTGAGGGATTATGACAACCGTATCGTGGACAAGGTTTACGGCTATTCTTTAAACAATAGTCATTACCGCTCGGAAGAACAGCAAAAAGACCATTTTGGATACACTTATCAGAATATAGGGTTACGATATGCGAATGTGGATGCAGGAAAGTATGCATTTCAGGCAAAATTTAATATGGTTCTGAATTCAAGTTTCAATAAAGGACTTGGAGCAAGTTTGTTTACAAAGGATGCTTCAGAAACCTTGCATAATACCATTCACAACAGCAATTCCAATTATTTGAACCCTTCTGTAGATTTGTATTACTCAAAAAATATCGGTAAAAAAGACGAGTTAAGTTTGAATTTAATCGGATCCTACTACGATACCAAATCTTATCAGTTTGACCGAGAATGGAATATCGCCACCAACACCGATGTGTTTAATAACGATATGAACCTAAAGGCAAAGCAGACGGGAATTGTCGGGGAAATTGCACACACCCATAATTTTGAAAAAGGGAAATTGAGTTCCGGTTACAGAATTTCCAATACTTTTATAAATAATGATTTGGTGAATTTGATTGGTTCGTCTGAATATTCTGTGAATTATCTCACGCAATATCTCTACACGGAATATTCGGGTAAGAAAGATAAACTTTCGTACCGTTTCGGAATTGGGGTAACCAACGTCCACAACAAAAGTGCAGAAACTATACAAGACGATTGGGCACCAACGCCGAAAATGGTTTTGAGTTATGAATTGGCAAAAAATCAGAGTTTGCGGTTAACGAGCAGTTATACATCGAATAGTCCTTGGGCTTCAGCGTTGAGTAGCAACGTGGTACAAATCGTTCCTAACATTGTACAGCGTGGAAATCCTTTATTGAAGTCTCAGCATTTATTCCGAAACAATCTTATTTATTCCTATGGTGGAAAAAAGATTGACTTTAATTTGAATGCTTTTTATAACATCGTTGACAAATATTTTGCTCAGATTTTTGAAGTGGATTCCGAAACAAGCGGTTATGCATTGACGTATCAAAATGCTGATTTTAATGAAAAAGGAATTCAATTTAGTGGCGCTTATAAGCCGTTCGGAACGCAAATTTTGGTCATAAAAACTTTTATTCAACCTGTTTCAATGATGTTAAAAGTTAATGATGGACGATCGTTTAAAAGTGAATTTGTACGCAGTAGTTTTGGACTTTCATCTCAATTTAAAAATGTTGGAGTTTATTACAATTTCAATTTACCAATTTATCAGATTAACGGTGCTTTCTTAAGTATAGATGAAAATCAAAACCATCTATTTGCGTCCTATAATTATAAAAATTTAAGGTTTTCAACTGGTTTTTATTGGATTGGCATGCCGTCACACTATCATAATAAGACTTTGGCAGGTAGTATAGTATCTAATGAAAGGATTTCAAACATTTATAACAACAAAAACATGTTTGTGCTCGGCTTGAGTTATGATTTCTCAAGCGGTAAGAAACTGCAGATGCAGAAAAAACTAAATAACTCCACAGATCCTGCATCGACATTTTAA
- a CDS encoding GLPGLI family protein, with the protein MKKGILFQIFLFCAMNICYAQKPLRVEYEMVKTVNVANLPISNEAKAKLQEQLKKPEKQFLYYYKGDSFYTNGETVAAELSRNEQQISNNTKAQSVVKLSPQVSRYYRTADSNGLYVYHSTQDEEFYELYTPTWKKIEYKKETQKIDNFECKLAEITTSTDRIIKIWYTEQIPVNIGPSWYYNFPGLVLKVEAPDFTIYATKVSNNTSGKEVEKPNPKLKVYAGKEWELKSEQIKKQKETPTVIKKSIQL; encoded by the coding sequence ATGAAAAAAGGGATATTATTCCAGATTTTTTTATTTTGTGCTATGAACATTTGTTATGCACAAAAACCGTTGCGTGTTGAATATGAAATGGTAAAAACAGTTAATGTAGCAAACTTGCCAATTAGCAATGAAGCAAAAGCTAAATTGCAGGAACAACTTAAGAAGCCTGAAAAACAATTTTTATACTATTACAAAGGTGACAGTTTCTACACTAATGGCGAGACTGTAGCTGCCGAACTTTCTAGAAATGAACAACAAATATCTAACAATACCAAAGCACAATCTGTTGTTAAGTTAAGCCCTCAAGTGTCACGCTATTACAGAACTGCTGACTCGAACGGGCTGTATGTTTATCATAGTACACAAGATGAAGAATTTTACGAATTATATACACCTACTTGGAAAAAGATAGAGTATAAAAAGGAAACACAAAAGATTGATAATTTTGAGTGTAAACTTGCAGAAATTACAACAAGTACGGACAGGATAATTAAGATTTGGTATACTGAACAAATTCCAGTTAACATTGGACCGTCTTGGTATTATAATTTTCCGGGATTAGTTCTAAAAGTCGAAGCACCCGATTTCACAATATATGCCACAAAAGTGAGCAATAATACAAGTGGAAAGGAAGTTGAAAAACCAAATCCAAAACTTAAAGTTTATGCCGGTAAAGAGTGGGAACTAAAATCTGAGCAAATAAAAAAGCAAAAGGAAACTCCTACGGTTATCAAAAAATCTATTCAGTTATAA
- a CDS encoding DUF1493 family protein, whose product MENNNYNAIVDYLSNEIGIDKKKININKSLSDLGLDGDDVAELLLKFFKTFNIEYNKDSFNKFIPKESGFFINTLVHLFFKKEPQIENEIYIKDLVSTLDNGYWGKKHNNM is encoded by the coding sequence ATGGAAAATAATAATTATAATGCCATAGTAGATTACTTGTCTAACGAAATTGGTATTGACAAAAAAAAAATAAATATTAATAAGTCTCTTTCTGATTTAGGTTTAGACGGTGATGATGTCGCAGAGTTATTACTTAAATTTTTTAAGACTTTTAACATAGAATATAATAAGGATAGTTTTAACAAATTTATACCGAAAGAGTCTGGCTTTTTTATAAATACTCTCGTACATCTTTTTTTTAAAAAAGAACCACAAATTGAAAATGAAATCTATATTAAAGATTTAGTTTCGACATTAGATAATGGTTATTGGGGTAAAAAACATAATAACATGTAA